Proteins co-encoded in one Cytophaga hutchinsonii ATCC 33406 genomic window:
- a CDS encoding OsmC family protein, which produces MYQMTAEYLGGLRTTGTHLKSGNTVITDAPTDNNGRGEAYSPTDLVSAALCSCMMTIMGIVAARENIVFEGITATIEKIMTKEPPRKIAGIHIAFTLPDPQQLTPKQAEILKRAAHTCPVALSLHPDIVQEVSFNF; this is translated from the coding sequence ATGTATCAAATGACCGCAGAATATCTCGGAGGACTTCGTACAACAGGCACACATCTGAAATCAGGCAATACTGTTATTACAGATGCGCCAACAGACAACAACGGCAGAGGAGAGGCGTATTCGCCAACAGATTTGGTAAGCGCTGCTTTGTGCAGCTGTATGATGACAATCATGGGTATAGTGGCTGCCCGTGAGAATATTGTATTTGAAGGAATTACAGCAACTATTGAAAAGATAATGACTAAAGAGCCGCCAAGAAAAATTGCCGGAATACATATTGCTTTTACCTTGCCTGATCCGCAGCAGCTAACTCCCAAACAGGCTGAAATCCTTAAACGTGCAGCTCATACCTGTCCGGTTGCCTTAAGCCTGCATCCGGATATTGTGCAGGAAGTGTCGTTTAACTTTTAG
- the ytxJ gene encoding bacillithiol system redox-active protein YtxJ, producing the protein MNWIPLTSENQLQEIITGSAEAPVMIFKHSTRCSISSTALSRLERNWNESEMAIKTVYLDLLAYRPVSAQIENLLHVEHQSPQAILIKNGKSIWDGSHYDIQYDAIKKALGK; encoded by the coding sequence ATGAACTGGATTCCATTAACATCCGAAAATCAATTACAGGAAATCATAACGGGGTCTGCAGAGGCTCCTGTTATGATTTTCAAGCACAGCACACGCTGTTCCATCAGTTCTACGGCTCTAAGCCGTTTAGAGCGTAACTGGAACGAAAGTGAAATGGCCATTAAAACCGTTTATTTAGATTTGCTGGCATACCGTCCGGTATCTGCACAAATTGAAAACCTGCTCCATGTTGAACACCAATCGCCGCAGGCAATACTTATTAAAAATGGCAAATCGATCTGGGATGGTTCGCATTACGATATTCAGTATGATGCAATTAAAAAAGCCCTGGGAAAATAG